One stretch of Paraburkholderia fungorum DNA includes these proteins:
- a CDS encoding PhzF family phenazine biosynthesis protein — MPAHIVRFKQVDVFTSVPFKGNPLAVVFDADSLDAEQMQAIAHWTNLSETTFLLKPTDPAADYRVRIFTTHGELPFAGHPTLGTAHALLESGYQPKQAGKLVQQCAKGLIELEALTDSADAANHAWAFAAPPARVTPLAEDRYAALSKALRSDAIDFSAQPCAVDNGAPWLVVRVNSARDCLALDPDSAALADIVHSVDTHGLAVYGPHDADGPATFEVRCLMAGGGFGIGEDPVTGSANAALAGLLSMQQRRPGTHYTARQGTALGRAGQVSVHYDDARDKTWIGGASVTIVDGTIRLP; from the coding sequence ATGCCCGCCCACATCGTTCGCTTCAAACAGGTCGACGTGTTCACGTCGGTGCCCTTCAAGGGCAATCCGCTCGCCGTCGTATTCGACGCCGACTCGCTCGATGCCGAACAGATGCAAGCCATCGCGCATTGGACCAATTTGTCCGAGACGACCTTTCTGTTGAAGCCGACCGATCCGGCCGCCGACTATCGCGTACGCATTTTCACGACGCACGGTGAATTGCCTTTCGCGGGTCATCCGACGCTGGGCACAGCGCATGCGTTGCTCGAAAGCGGGTATCAGCCGAAGCAGGCAGGCAAGCTGGTGCAGCAATGCGCGAAAGGTCTCATTGAACTGGAAGCGCTCACCGATTCCGCCGATGCCGCGAATCACGCATGGGCCTTCGCCGCGCCGCCTGCGCGAGTCACGCCGTTGGCCGAAGATCGTTATGCGGCGCTGTCTAAGGCTTTACGTAGCGACGCAATCGACTTCAGCGCACAGCCCTGCGCGGTCGACAATGGTGCACCGTGGCTCGTCGTGCGCGTCAATTCCGCGCGCGATTGCCTCGCACTCGACCCCGATTCCGCGGCGCTCGCCGACATCGTTCACTCCGTCGACACCCACGGGCTCGCCGTCTACGGCCCGCACGACGCCGACGGCCCCGCGACTTTCGAAGTGCGTTGCCTGATGGCGGGCGGCGGCTTCGGTATTGGTGAAGACCCCGTTACCGGCAGTGCCAACGCTGCGCTCGCCGGCCTTCTGAGCATGCAACAGCGACGCCCCGGCACGCACTACACCGCGCGTCAGGGAACGGCACTCGGACGCGCGGGCCAGGTTTCCGTGCATTACGACGACGCACGCGACAAAACGTGGATCGGCGGCGCGTCGGTAACGATTGTCGACGGCACGATACGGCTGCCGTAA
- a CDS encoding RidA family protein — protein sequence MANTNVYDKLKELGIELPVAGAPAAAYVMSAQSGNTVYLSGHIAKKDGKVWAGKLGATLTTEEGKVAARSIAIDLLATLHAHVGDLNRVTRIVKLMSLVNSTPDFTEQHLVTNGASELVADVFGEQGKHARSAFGVAQIPLGACVEIEMIAEVA from the coding sequence ATGGCTAACACGAACGTTTACGACAAGCTCAAGGAACTGGGCATCGAACTGCCCGTCGCCGGTGCGCCGGCAGCCGCGTATGTGATGAGCGCGCAAAGCGGCAACACGGTGTACCTGTCGGGCCACATCGCGAAGAAAGACGGCAAGGTCTGGGCCGGCAAGCTCGGCGCCACGCTGACTACCGAAGAAGGCAAAGTCGCGGCACGCTCCATCGCCATCGACCTGCTCGCCACGCTGCACGCGCATGTGGGCGACCTGAACCGCGTCACGCGCATCGTCAAGCTGATGAGCCTCGTCAACTCGACACCGGACTTCACCGAGCAGCATCTGGTCACCAACGGCGCGTCCGAACTGGTTGCCGATGTGTTCGGCGAGCAAGGCAAGCACGCTCGCTCGGCATTCGGCGTCGCGCAGATTCCGCTCGGCGCGTGCGTCGAAATTGAGATGATCGCGGAAGTCGCTTAA
- a CDS encoding PLP-dependent aminotransferase family protein — protein sequence MDQSDLKAPTWQFSERARKLTSSAIREILKVTERPEVISFAGGLPSPATFPAERMREAADRILRDTPAAALQYSATEGYAPLREWIAQRYSVNGAQIRPTQVLITTGSQQALDLLGKVLVNPDSPVLVETPTYLGALQSFSMYEPKYVQVATDEQGLIPSALTPELTADARLLYSQPNFQNPTGRRLPLERRMALAEFAKTAPFPVIEDDPYGALDYAGEPLPTMLSMAPDHIVYLGSFSKVLAPGLRVGFIIAPEELIFKLVQAKQATDLHTPSFTQRIVHEVIKDGFLDTHVPTIRELYRDQCQAMLASLERYMPEGVSWNRPEGGMFIWVTLPAQIDTMKLLEEAVAQNVAFVPGAPFFADKAQNNTLRLSFVTVPPAKIDEGVSRIAALIRAKV from the coding sequence ATGGACCAAAGCGACTTGAAAGCCCCCACGTGGCAATTTTCCGAACGCGCACGCAAACTCACCAGCTCCGCGATTCGCGAGATTCTGAAGGTCACGGAACGGCCCGAAGTCATTTCGTTCGCGGGCGGCCTGCCCTCACCGGCCACCTTCCCCGCTGAACGCATGCGCGAAGCCGCCGACCGCATCCTGCGCGACACGCCCGCCGCAGCGCTGCAATACAGCGCAACCGAAGGCTATGCGCCGCTGCGCGAGTGGATTGCGCAGCGCTATTCGGTCAATGGTGCGCAGATTCGCCCGACCCAAGTGCTGATCACCACCGGTTCGCAACAGGCGCTCGACCTGCTCGGCAAGGTGCTGGTCAACCCGGACAGCCCGGTGCTGGTCGAAACGCCGACCTACCTCGGCGCGCTGCAATCGTTCTCGATGTACGAGCCGAAGTACGTGCAGGTGGCCACCGACGAACAAGGTCTGATCCCGTCGGCATTGACGCCCGAACTGACCGCCGACGCGCGCCTCCTGTACTCGCAGCCGAACTTCCAGAATCCGACCGGCCGCCGTCTGCCGCTCGAACGCCGCATGGCGCTCGCCGAATTCGCGAAGACCGCACCGTTCCCGGTGATCGAAGACGATCCGTACGGCGCGCTCGACTACGCGGGCGAACCGCTGCCGACGATGCTGTCGATGGCGCCGGATCATATCGTCTACCTCGGCTCGTTCTCGAAGGTGCTGGCGCCCGGCTTGCGCGTGGGTTTCATCATCGCGCCGGAAGAATTGATCTTCAAACTCGTGCAGGCCAAGCAGGCCACCGATCTGCACACGCCGAGCTTCACGCAGCGCATCGTGCACGAAGTGATCAAGGACGGCTTCCTCGACACGCACGTGCCGACCATCCGCGAGTTGTACCGCGATCAATGCCAGGCAATGCTGGCGTCGCTCGAACGCTATATGCCCGAAGGCGTGAGCTGGAACCGGCCGGAAGGAGGCATGTTCATCTGGGTCACGCTGCCCGCGCAGATCGACACCATGAAGCTGCTCGAAGAAGCCGTCGCGCAGAATGTCGCGTTCGTGCCGGGCGCGCCTTTCTTCGCCGATAAAGCGCAGAACAACACGCTGCGCCTGTCGTTCGTCACGGTGCCCCCGGCGAAGATCGACGAAGGCGTGTCGCGTATCGCCGCGCTGATCCGCGCGAAGGTTTAA
- a CDS encoding VOC family protein, which yields MTAHLLRLDHLVVSARTLDEGTQYVADTLGVAPAGGGAHPLMRTHNRLLNLWGGVYLEVIAIDPEASSSTGAANGATKADQPRPRLFALDDPATHARLERGPYLSHWVARVERPKQLTTWQTQYPQRIAPVVPMTRGDFTWGLSVPEDGAFPAWQGAGDGILPSLIQWDSLRHPSTALPETGIALKALKGSHPQADLIGMQLEWLGAAHLLDLQPTDGAPALVAEFETPEGLRTLK from the coding sequence ATGACCGCTCATCTGCTTCGCCTCGATCACCTCGTGGTTTCCGCCCGCACCCTCGATGAGGGCACGCAGTACGTCGCCGATACGCTTGGCGTCGCCCCGGCGGGCGGTGGCGCGCATCCGCTGATGCGCACCCACAACCGCCTGCTGAATCTGTGGGGCGGCGTGTATCTGGAAGTGATCGCGATCGATCCGGAGGCTTCGTCGTCAACCGGCGCGGCAAATGGCGCGACTAAGGCGGACCAACCCCGTCCCCGCCTGTTCGCGCTGGACGACCCGGCAACGCACGCCAGGCTGGAACGAGGACCGTACCTGTCGCATTGGGTCGCGCGGGTCGAGCGGCCGAAGCAGCTGACGACGTGGCAAACGCAGTATCCGCAGCGCATTGCGCCGGTCGTGCCGATGACGCGTGGCGATTTCACCTGGGGCCTATCGGTCCCGGAAGACGGCGCTTTCCCCGCGTGGCAAGGCGCCGGCGACGGAATCCTGCCTTCGCTGATCCAGTGGGACTCGCTGCGGCATCCGTCGACGGCATTGCCGGAAACGGGCATTGCGCTGAAAGCATTGAAAGGCTCGCATCCGCAAGCCGACCTGATCGGGATGCAACTCGAGTGGCTCGGCGCCGCTCACCTGCTCGATTTGCAGCCCACCGACGGCGCTCCAGCGCTCGTCGCCGAATTCGAAACACCCGAAGGTCTACGGACCCTCAAATAA
- a CDS encoding PLP-dependent aminotransferase family protein, translating into MSVSLAQIPVPHDTTSMTLVEQLVQWARRRIEERVFRPGMRMPSIRKLALDKHVSRFTVVEAYERLVAQGYLESRRGSGFYVRERLGGSPVTEIPRAPEAAPAPTTIDVVWLLRNMLYTGARPERSPGLGYLPPRWLDGDLITNALRTLGRQSGAQMLGIGTPQGFLPLRQQLQTRLEELEIGASPDQIVMVSGITQAIDLISRIYVKSGDAVIVGDPAWFQMFGRFASQGARLVGMPYTPDGPDLDALESLVQTWRPKMLVINSVLQNPTGTSLTAAQAFRILRLAEAYDFIVVEDDIYGDLCPPSAPGTRLASLDQLKRVIYLGSFSKTLAPNLRVGFIAAAPEVATEVSNQKMLVGMTSPELNERVLYKILTEGHYRRHVERVRARLDSVREKSIRMLEKTGMKLFMTPTAGMFLWADTGVDAGALAAAGHEAGFLLTPGSLFSPQQSPTTWMRFNIANCGDPELAAFLSRYIDNVIRRAS; encoded by the coding sequence ATGTCCGTCTCGCTTGCCCAGATTCCTGTTCCGCACGACACCACCTCGATGACGCTGGTCGAGCAACTCGTCCAGTGGGCGCGTCGCCGTATCGAGGAGCGCGTGTTCCGCCCCGGCATGCGCATGCCATCGATCCGCAAGCTCGCGCTCGACAAGCACGTGTCGCGTTTCACGGTGGTCGAGGCGTATGAGCGGCTGGTCGCGCAAGGCTATCTGGAGTCGCGGCGCGGTTCCGGGTTTTATGTGCGCGAGCGGCTGGGCGGCTCGCCGGTGACGGAAATCCCGCGCGCGCCCGAGGCGGCGCCCGCGCCGACCACGATCGACGTCGTCTGGCTGCTGCGCAACATGCTGTACACCGGCGCGCGTCCCGAGCGCAGTCCGGGGCTGGGTTATCTGCCGCCGCGCTGGCTCGATGGCGATCTGATCACCAACGCGCTGCGCACGCTGGGACGGCAAAGCGGCGCGCAGATGCTCGGCATCGGCACGCCGCAAGGCTTTTTGCCGCTGCGCCAGCAATTGCAGACGCGGCTCGAAGAACTGGAAATCGGCGCATCGCCCGATCAGATCGTGATGGTGTCCGGCATCACGCAGGCCATCGATCTGATCTCGCGCATTTACGTGAAATCGGGCGACGCGGTGATCGTCGGCGATCCGGCGTGGTTCCAGATGTTCGGCCGTTTCGCGTCGCAAGGCGCGCGGCTGGTCGGCATGCCGTACACGCCCGACGGCCCGGACCTCGACGCGCTCGAATCGCTGGTGCAGACGTGGCGGCCGAAAATGCTGGTGATCAATTCGGTGCTGCAGAACCCGACCGGCACGTCGCTGACGGCAGCTCAGGCGTTTCGAATCCTGCGCCTTGCCGAGGCGTACGACTTCATCGTCGTCGAGGACGATATTTATGGCGACCTTTGTCCGCCGAGCGCACCCGGCACGCGTCTCGCAAGTCTCGACCAGCTCAAGCGCGTGATCTACCTCGGCAGCTTTTCAAAGACACTCGCGCCGAACCTGCGGGTCGGCTTCATCGCGGCCGCGCCCGAGGTGGCCACCGAGGTCAGCAATCAGAAGATGCTGGTCGGCATGACGAGCCCGGAACTCAACGAGCGCGTGCTGTACAAGATCCTGACCGAAGGGCATTACCGGCGGCATGTGGAGCGGGTGCGCGCACGGCTCGACAGCGTGCGGGAAAAATCGATCCGCATGCTGGAAAAGACCGGCATGAAGCTCTTCATGACGCCGACAGCCGGCATGTTTTTGTGGGCCGATACCGGCGTCGACGCTGGCGCGCTGGCGGCAGCCGGTCACGAAGCCGGCTTCCTGCTGACGCCCGGCAGCCTGTTCTCGCCGCAACAATCGCCGACCACGTGGATGCGCTTCAACATCGCAAACTGCGGCGACCCTGAACTGGCGGCGTTTCTGAGCCGCTATATCGACAACGTCATCCGTCGCGCCTCTTGA